In the bacterium genome, one interval contains:
- a CDS encoding HAMP domain-containing histidine kinase: MAIATVTLSPRFRTTLLCLTAVLPPVLVLVLSIPSLFRSESPVFPCPLYPNAVVGMGAPLYPACSLAYGTRIDRIDTPYGATVIQSARDVHSLVATLPPGRISLGLPPSAEPEGAVRSFLVNPLESRTRFAAAIVLCGVLLSIVLLTAVRARVPAAMPFALVYGSIGALMASAVAGWMEAALYPVESVARAVLPAAISDLAMVFPRQRGIAARVPGIRIVPYCFFGLLWIAELDATFRSSHSTMLLVQHILMAGSVVAWALLCLSCTLAIRESPSRIERSQARVFLQGISALGGVVGLLWLVDRPSGMWSAAAVGAALSPLPPGYAIARYHLFDLDMALRRAAGQIVYLLAVSTVLFIPLLLLRENLVLPAEVRSAPVLLALVFAFVLPLDLLRSTISSSVKAAFRPRGPEWERLSSDPGFACIAQLRDPESIAAVASKVLGIGFPEAENAVFWKQREGFSLASATGPAACTDSDLAVVASTLFAGGPTDLNRVELGDAGELLFQSGVEVSCPIVIRDDVVGWILISPAKRGMFVPSGHLGFLASIAAQAASAFEASRLTEALIVAEQLAASGRIHAELAHEIGKPLGALEVTARKLRETRLTKEGHASARSIERLAAQIRGIVRSVLGGAAVASEAAPVQLGDIVERALREISEVMGEGRVVVHPFPALHGLPIGSHRLVRVLVNLLHNAIEASKEGDPVELRAFATNSDLVLEIEDSGCGMTCDQLRMAMRPFESFRPGGTGLGLAISQEIVEGLGGRILLESGEGRGTMSRVSIPRAELVRSCGIRRATPLKRRNETSP, encoded by the coding sequence GTGGCGATCGCGACCGTGACGCTCTCACCCAGATTTCGCACGACCCTGTTGTGTCTGACCGCGGTCCTCCCGCCGGTCCTCGTTCTCGTGTTGTCGATTCCTTCCTTGTTTCGATCCGAGAGCCCGGTTTTTCCCTGCCCTCTGTATCCGAATGCGGTGGTTGGAATGGGGGCACCGCTCTACCCGGCATGTTCCCTGGCGTACGGCACCCGCATCGACCGGATCGATACCCCGTATGGTGCGACCGTCATCCAATCGGCCCGGGACGTGCACTCCCTGGTTGCCACGCTGCCACCAGGCCGGATCTCACTCGGGCTGCCTCCGTCTGCCGAGCCGGAGGGCGCCGTCCGATCTTTCCTCGTGAACCCTCTCGAATCTCGGACTCGCTTCGCTGCGGCGATCGTGCTCTGTGGAGTCCTTCTTTCGATCGTGTTGCTCACGGCCGTGCGAGCCAGAGTGCCGGCCGCCATGCCTTTCGCCCTGGTCTACGGGAGTATCGGTGCGTTGATGGCTTCAGCCGTTGCGGGCTGGATGGAAGCGGCCCTCTATCCGGTCGAGTCCGTAGCGCGAGCGGTACTTCCCGCGGCGATCTCAGACCTGGCGATGGTCTTTCCTCGTCAACGAGGAATCGCGGCCAGGGTTCCAGGCATCCGGATCGTGCCCTACTGCTTTTTCGGCCTGCTGTGGATCGCTGAACTCGACGCGACCTTTCGATCTTCCCATTCGACGATGCTTCTCGTTCAGCACATCTTGATGGCGGGAAGCGTGGTCGCCTGGGCACTTCTCTGCCTCTCGTGCACGCTCGCGATTCGAGAGTCGCCTTCGCGGATCGAACGCAGCCAAGCCAGGGTCTTCCTTCAAGGCATCTCGGCACTCGGTGGCGTGGTTGGCCTTCTCTGGCTGGTCGATCGCCCCAGTGGAATGTGGTCGGCCGCAGCCGTCGGAGCCGCACTCTCTCCACTCCCTCCTGGCTACGCAATCGCTCGCTACCACCTATTCGACCTGGACATGGCTCTTCGCCGCGCCGCGGGTCAGATCGTCTATCTGCTCGCAGTCAGCACGGTCCTGTTCATTCCACTGCTATTGCTGCGGGAGAACCTGGTTCTCCCTGCCGAAGTACGCTCCGCTCCAGTCCTGTTGGCACTTGTGTTCGCCTTTGTCTTGCCACTGGATCTACTTCGCTCGACCATTTCCTCGTCGGTCAAAGCCGCTTTTCGGCCACGCGGACCCGAATGGGAGCGGCTGTCGAGCGATCCGGGGTTTGCTTGCATCGCACAGCTCAGGGATCCCGAATCGATCGCAGCCGTCGCCAGCAAGGTTCTCGGCATCGGGTTCCCGGAAGCAGAGAATGCGGTCTTCTGGAAACAGCGTGAAGGGTTTTCGCTGGCGTCCGCGACGGGGCCCGCTGCCTGCACTGATTCCGATCTGGCGGTCGTCGCATCAACGCTCTTCGCAGGGGGGCCAACCGACCTGAATCGCGTCGAGCTGGGCGATGCCGGAGAACTTCTCTTTCAGTCCGGCGTCGAGGTGAGTTGTCCAATCGTCATTCGAGATGACGTCGTAGGCTGGATCCTGATTTCGCCCGCGAAGCGGGGAATGTTCGTTCCTTCGGGCCATCTCGGTTTCCTCGCTTCGATCGCTGCACAGGCGGCATCTGCATTCGAGGCGTCTCGTCTGACAGAGGCCCTGATCGTGGCGGAGCAGCTCGCTGCCTCGGGCCGAATTCACGCAGAACTGGCCCACGAAATCGGGAAGCCGCTCGGGGCACTCGAAGTCACGGCGCGGAAGCTCCGGGAGACCCGCCTGACGAAGGAAGGCCATGCCAGCGCACGGTCCATCGAGAGGTTGGCAGCGCAAATTCGCGGGATCGTCCGCAGCGTGCTCGGCGGTGCGGCCGTTGCATCCGAGGCCGCCCCGGTTCAACTCGGCGACATCGTGGAGCGGGCGCTTCGTGAGATCTCCGAGGTGATGGGGGAAGGGCGTGTCGTGGTGCATCCATTCCCGGCTCTTCATGGGCTTCCGATCGGGTCACACCGACTCGTTCGCGTCCTGGTCAACCTCCTGCACAACGCGATCGAGGCCAGCAAGGAAGGTGACCCGGTCGAACTCCGAGCGTTTGCGACGAATTCCGACCTCGTCCTGGAGATCGAAGACTCCGGATGCGGCATGACTTGCGACCAGCTCCGCATGGCGATGAGGCCGTTCGAGTCCTTTCGGCCCGGAGGCACAGGGCTCGGTCTCGCCATCTCCCAGGAGATCGTGGAGGGGCTCGGCGGGCGGATCCTGCTCGAGTCGGGAGAGGGAAGAGGAACGATGTCGCGCGTGTCGATTCCCAGAGCCGAACTCGTTCGCTCATGCGGGATCCGGAGGGCAACGCCCTTGAAACGAAGAAACGAGACGAGCCCGTGA
- a CDS encoding ABC transporter ATP-binding protein — protein MPALELDAVSKRFGGRTALEGVSFSVEAGSAVGLLGPNGAGKTTALRLLLGLARPSGGEVRLRDRSPTEASARTGLGYLPERLILPGRMKVRTFLALQASLAGLSGGDRDQNVEEAMQRVGVADRAEDRLVGLSKGLRQRVGFAQAFLAAPDLLLLDEPTSGLDPLGIRDARDWISRERERGCTVLVSSHVLSEVEQVCDRVIILHEGRIVASGSTAEIVHEGETLEDAFVRLVRGDPS, from the coding sequence ATGCCCGCCCTGGAACTCGACGCCGTTTCGAAACGTTTTGGCGGACGAACCGCGCTCGAGGGCGTGAGCTTTTCGGTCGAAGCAGGCAGCGCGGTTGGGCTCCTCGGGCCGAACGGGGCCGGCAAGACGACGGCCCTGCGCCTGCTGTTGGGGCTCGCACGGCCAAGTGGCGGCGAAGTGCGTCTCCGCGATCGGTCCCCGACCGAGGCGAGCGCCCGAACCGGCCTCGGCTACCTGCCCGAGCGGCTGATCCTGCCCGGGCGCATGAAGGTGCGGACATTTCTCGCCTTGCAGGCCTCCCTCGCCGGGCTCTCGGGAGGCGACCGCGACCAGAACGTAGAAGAAGCCATGCAACGGGTCGGCGTGGCGGATCGTGCCGAGGATCGTCTCGTCGGGCTCTCCAAAGGGCTGCGCCAGCGGGTCGGGTTTGCTCAGGCCTTTCTCGCCGCGCCCGATCTACTACTCCTCGATGAACCGACCTCGGGCCTCGACCCCCTGGGCATTCGCGATGCCCGGGATTGGATCAGCCGCGAACGCGAACGGGGTTGCACGGTCCTCGTGAGCTCACACGTGCTTTCGGAAGTGGAGCAGGTCTGCGATCGGGTGATCATCCTGCACGAAGGAAGGATCGTCGCCAGCGGTTCCACCGCCGAGATCGTGCACGAGGGCGAAACCCTCGAGGACGCCTTCGTCCGCCTCGTGCGGGGAGACCCATCGTGA
- a CDS encoding nitroreductase family deazaflavin-dependent oxidoreductase: protein MKRIAIVLCVYVGLVVAFESLIGFFQPADEKTLVISTLDGDGNASERVLARLTSGDQLYVAANHWPRRWYRQALENPDVHVTLDGPKQAYRAVPASDEEHDRLGIEHDNGIMFRILTGFPPRKFIRLDPQ from the coding sequence ATGAAGCGCATCGCGATTGTTCTCTGTGTGTACGTGGGCCTTGTCGTTGCGTTCGAGTCCCTGATCGGATTCTTCCAACCGGCGGACGAGAAGACGCTCGTCATCTCTACGTTGGATGGGGACGGAAACGCGAGCGAACGGGTGCTGGCCCGGCTCACGAGTGGTGACCAACTCTACGTTGCCGCAAACCATTGGCCTCGCCGCTGGTACCGGCAGGCCCTCGAGAATCCGGATGTGCACGTCACACTGGACGGCCCAAAGCAAGCGTACCGTGCCGTCCCGGCGAGCGACGAGGAGCACGACCGGCTGGGGATCGAACATGACAATGGAATCATGTTCCGGATTCTGACGGGCTTCCCGCCGAGGAAGTTCATCCGGCTGGATCCGCAGTGA